The Haloterrigena turkmenica DSM 5511 genome includes the window CGCTCAGGTGTTGTTGACTTGAGTGCAGAACCAAATATCGAAACCGCTTGCATTATATCGGACGGCTCTGACGAGGTTGTGATCGTCCCTGCAGGGCGTCTGTGGTATGACCGAGCGCCGATAGTCGCTCGAGTCGATTCGTCGAGCGTAATGTACGTTCGCTCGGAGTCGGAGTAGATATAAACAGAACTCTCGACGCAGGCATAGACTTTCAGTGGACCAGACAAATCAAGCGTATAAGTGTCCGCTGGCAGTGATGACTGCTTGTTTGGTCGAACCTCGGAAATCATTGCCCCGTCCTCATCGCGGACATAGACGCTCTCATTCGTGGGTAGCGTGATCATCCCCGTCGTTACTTCAACAGCGGTTGTGACTGGAAACTGGATTCGATCTGGATCTACTGGCTCCGGATCTACGCGCTCGTGAGTCGTCAGTCGATACCGGTGACGTTCGATCGGATCGATAATCTCGAGGCCGTCGTCAACGGGTTCGAATTTCGGTTTCATAGCATCGGCAGCTGAGAGGGGAACGGCTGGTCGCCCGGCGAGATAGTAGACGTGACGCTCGAGTACCGGATAGACGTTACGACTGCTCGATCGAGAGCCAACCGGAACTGTGGTCGCCGTCGTTGATCGTCCACCGTTCCTGAAAGACGCCGTTTCGATCACGGAGTTCGATGACGATATCGAACACCGGCGACAGGACCGAAACGACGTCGGAGTCGCGGTCCAGCGGGAGATGATAGTGGATCATGCCGTCGGCGTCTCGGGCGCGGCCGTTGGTCAGGTGGGCGAATTTGAAGACGCGTTCGGCGCCGTACTCCTCGAGCAGCGGAACGAGCGAATCGACGGCAATGCGGAGTTCGCCCGGTGCGAGGCTGGTGTCGTTGCGTTCGAACTCCTCGATGGCGTTCGAGACGGCGATTCCGAGGTCGGCGAGCGTGGCGGCGGTGGTCGGGGAGTCGTCGGCCTGCATGGAGACGGATTCCATCGACTGCGAGCCGCTGTTGGCGGCGGTAGCGCCCCGAGACTGCGTTTCGTAGTTGACGAGTGCGGTTGTCGCCGACTTGGTGTCGTAGCTGTCGGCGAGATGTGACATGGCGTGGCCTTCGCCGGTCGTCGAGACGAGGACGCGCCGGCGCGGCTGGGACGTTGCCTGCCCCAACAGGCGTCGACTGACCTCCTGGCGCTGTTCCGTCCGGACGGCTCCGACGACGAGCACGCTCGCCCCCCGGCGTTTCAACTGCGATAGCTCTGCCGTGAACTGCTCGTCCCCGGACCCGCTACCCCAGCCTTTGCGCGAGAACATCAATATATGTTAGCCCATTAGTGGGATCAAACATTAAATGTTCGGGTTGAAGTGAACCTGTACGTGCGAGGAATCGTTCGAACGGGTCTGCTTATCGGCTACCAGTATCACGACGAGACGACAGCGTCGATCAGTCCGCTGCGGGACCGTCCGCTCGCGACTCCGGACTGCTGACGTACGCGCGAGTGGCGTCGACGAGCACCTGGCGGTAGGTGCTCGAGTCCGGATCGCGGGCGAGTTCCCGGAAACGCCGTTTGAATCCCTCGAAATCGACGTCTGGGGCGTCCATCGCGGCGGCGTGTGCGAGGTCGTACAGCCGGTGGTCGTCGGCGACTAAGTCGTGGCGTTCGGCCAGCGCCAGTGCGAACGCGGCGTTGACGGCCGTGATCTCGGGGTCCGAACTCGCCGAGAGCCGCTCGAAACCGGGTCGTGACGGAGTCTCGGGGCGGTCGGCGACGGCCATCGCGAGGCTCGACTCGAGAAAGGAGAGGAGTTTCTCGCCGGGGCCGACCGCGAGCGTGATGTCGTCGGCGTAGATGTCTTTCATGTGGTTGGCGATCTGGTAGCAGTGAGAGAGTTTCCGCCGTTCAACGCTCTTGCCGGCCAGCGCGAGGAAGAGCACTTCCTCGGTCGACTGGGTGTGCGAGGGGTGTTCCTGCTCGTATCTGGCCATGTGGGCGAACTCGTGGAGGGCCAGTTCCCGGGCCATGGCGCTCGAAGCGGCCTGTCTCGAGATGTTCAGGACGTGTCGGTCGTCGTAGTGGCCGGCCCAGGTGCGTTCGTCGGGGTCGTCCCGGAGCTGGACGTCGACCGGCAGCGAGAGGTCGTGCTCGGTCTCGAAGAGGTCGCGGGCGCTGAGGAATGGAGAGGTCGGTCCCGGTCCCTGGACGCGTATATTCATGTGTACGGATAGCAAGGGGTCGAAGGATTTGACTCTTTTGTGCGTTCGCGCGCGGTGGACGACCTCGACGTGCCACGCGGCGCGCGGTTGCGGTCTCGAACCGATTTGGAATCGGGCAAGTTCGGAAGGACGAATAGGCGGGATCAGAGGGTTTGCTGACGATTGCTGCGTAGAACGGCGGGTTCGGCGGTAGACGAGCCGGCCGACAGCGGCCAAATTATGCGAGGGATTCACTCACTCAAATTGGATATTCCACCGCTGGAACCGGGAAACGCGACGAATTCCGGCGGCGACGAAACACTACCCTTTTGACCCCGCTGGCGGTAATGGGGGGTATATGGGCCGACGCAAGAAGATCGTCCAAGAGTGTGAACGGCTGATGGACGAACCGGAGAACATCCGGAACATCGCCATCGCCGCTCACGTCGACCACGGGAAAACGACGCTTTCTGACAACCTCCTCGCGGGTGCAGGCATGATCTCCGACGAGACTGCCGGCGAACAGCTCGCGATGGACACGGAGGAAGACGAGCAGGAACGTGGGATCACCATCGACGCGGCGAACGTTTCGATGACCCACGAGTACGAGGGCACCAATCACCTCATCAACCTCATCGACACGCCGGGCCACGTCGACTTCGGTGGCGACGTCACCCGTGCGATGCGCGCCGTCGACGGTGCGCTGGTCGTCGTCGACGCCGTCGAAGGGGCCATGCCCCAGACCGAGACGGTGCTGCGACAGGCGCTGCGCGAGGGCGTCAAGCCGACCCTGTTCATCAACAAGGTCGACCGCCTGATCTCCGAACTGCAGGAAGGTCCCGAGGAGATGCAGCAGCGACTCCTCTCGGTCATCCACGACGTCAACGAGCTCATCCGCGGGATGACTCAGGACATGGACGACATCGAGGACTGGACCGTCTCCGTCGAGGACGGCACCGTCGGATTCGGATCCGCACTCTACAAGTGGGGCGTCTCGATGCCTTCGATGCAGCGCACCGGGATGGACTTCGGCGAGATCATGGAACTCGAGCGCAACGACAAGCGCCAGGAGCTCCACGAGCGGACGCCGCTGTCGGACGTCGTGCTCGACATGGTCTGTGAGCACTTCCCGAACCCGGTCGACGCGCAGCCTCGTCGTATCCCGCGTATCTGGCGCGGCGACGCCGAGTCCGAACTCGCGGAACAGATGCGTCTCGTCAACGAGGACGGCGAGGTCGTCTTCATGGTCACCGACATCTCGATGGACCCACACGCGGGCGAGATCGCCTCCGGTCGCGTCTTCTCGGGTAGCCTCGAGAAGGGCCAGGAGCTGTACGTCTCCGGGACTGCGGGCAAGAACCGCATCCAGTCGGTCGGCATCTACATGGGTGGCGAGCGCGAGGAAGTCGAAGAGGTACCCGCGGGTAACATCGCCGCCGTCACCGGTCTCAAGGACGCCATCGCCGGCTCGACCGTCTCGAGCACGGAGATGACGCCGTTCGAGTCGATCGAGCACATCTCCGAGCCGGTCATTACGAAGTCCGTCGAGGCCCAGAACATGGACGACCTGCCGAAGCTGATCGAGACGCTCCGACAGGTCTCCAAGGAGGACCCGACGATCCAGATCAACATCAACGAGGACACCGGCGAGCACCTGATCTCCGGACAGGGTGAGCTCCACCTCGAGGTCATCACCCAGCGTATCGAGAAGAACCAGGGCATTCCGGTCAACACCGGTGAGCCGATCGTCGTCTACCGCGAGCAGCCCCAGAACCCCAGCGACGAGGTCGAGGGCATCTCGCCGAACCGCCACAACCGCTTCTACATCTCCATCGAGCCGATGACGGACGAACTCGTCGACACCATCAAGCTCGGCGAGGCCTCGATGGACATGCCCGAGCAGGAACGCCGCGAGGCCCTGCAGGAAGCCGGCATGGACAAGGACACGTCCCAGAACGTCGAGCACATCCACGGGACGAACATCCTCATCGACGACACGAAGGGTATCCAGCACCTGAACGAGACGATGGAACTCGTCGTCGAAGGTCTCGAGGAGGCCCTCGACAACGGCCCGCTGGCCAACGAGCCGGTTCAGGGGACGCTCATCCGCCTCCACGACGCCCGGCTCCACGAGGACACCATCCACCGCGGTCCGGCACAGGTCATCCCGGCGACCCGCGAGGCCGTCCACAAGGCCCTGATTGACGGGAAGATCAAGATCCTCGAGCCGATGCAGGACGCCCGCATCGACGTGCCCAACGACCACATGGGCGCCGCCTCCGGCGAGATCCAGGGTCGTCGTGGCCGCGTCGACGACATGTACCAGGAAGGGGACCTCATGGTCGTCGAGGGTATCGCGCCCGTCGGCGAGATGATCGGCTTCGCGTCCGACATCCGCTCCGCGACCGAGGGTCGTGCCTCCTGGAACACGGAGAACGCCGGCTTCGAGGTCATGTCCGACTCCCTCCAGCGCGACAAGATCATGGAGATCCGCGAGCGCAAGGGCATGAAGCTCGAGCTGCCGCCGAGCATCGACTACCTGTAGAGTCGACTCGCCGCTCGCAACCGCTCGATTTCTTCCGTTATTTTTTCGCCTCGAGTGCTATCTCTGCC containing:
- a CDS encoding DUF7504 family protein, translated to MFSRKGWGSGSGDEQFTAELSQLKRRGASVLVVGAVRTEQRQEVSRRLLGQATSQPRRRVLVSTTGEGHAMSHLADSYDTKSATTALVNYETQSRGATAANSGSQSMESVSMQADDSPTTAATLADLGIAVSNAIEEFERNDTSLAPGELRIAVDSLVPLLEEYGAERVFKFAHLTNGRARDADGMIHYHLPLDRDSDVVSVLSPVFDIVIELRDRNGVFQERWTINDGDHSSGWLSIEQS
- a CDS encoding DUF5781 family protein, which encodes MNIRVQGPGPTSPFLSARDLFETEHDLSLPVDVQLRDDPDERTWAGHYDDRHVLNISRQAASSAMARELALHEFAHMARYEQEHPSHTQSTEEVLFLALAGKSVERRKLSHCYQIANHMKDIYADDITLAVGPGEKLLSFLESSLAMAVADRPETPSRPGFERLSASSDPEITAVNAAFALALAERHDLVADDHRLYDLAHAAAMDAPDVDFEGFKRRFRELARDPDSSTYRQVLVDATRAYVSSPESRADGPAAD
- a CDS encoding elongation factor EF-2, producing MGRRKKIVQECERLMDEPENIRNIAIAAHVDHGKTTLSDNLLAGAGMISDETAGEQLAMDTEEDEQERGITIDAANVSMTHEYEGTNHLINLIDTPGHVDFGGDVTRAMRAVDGALVVVDAVEGAMPQTETVLRQALREGVKPTLFINKVDRLISELQEGPEEMQQRLLSVIHDVNELIRGMTQDMDDIEDWTVSVEDGTVGFGSALYKWGVSMPSMQRTGMDFGEIMELERNDKRQELHERTPLSDVVLDMVCEHFPNPVDAQPRRIPRIWRGDAESELAEQMRLVNEDGEVVFMVTDISMDPHAGEIASGRVFSGSLEKGQELYVSGTAGKNRIQSVGIYMGGEREEVEEVPAGNIAAVTGLKDAIAGSTVSSTEMTPFESIEHISEPVITKSVEAQNMDDLPKLIETLRQVSKEDPTIQININEDTGEHLISGQGELHLEVITQRIEKNQGIPVNTGEPIVVYREQPQNPSDEVEGISPNRHNRFYISIEPMTDELVDTIKLGEASMDMPEQERREALQEAGMDKDTSQNVEHIHGTNILIDDTKGIQHLNETMELVVEGLEEALDNGPLANEPVQGTLIRLHDARLHEDTIHRGPAQVIPATREAVHKALIDGKIKILEPMQDARIDVPNDHMGAASGEIQGRRGRVDDMYQEGDLMVVEGIAPVGEMIGFASDIRSATEGRASWNTENAGFEVMSDSLQRDKIMEIRERKGMKLELPPSIDYL